DNA sequence from the Geobacter sp. AOG2 genome:
GTATGGGATTCTATCCCCGAGAACTGGCGCTCTACAACTCCTTCATCCGGAGGCCCAACGGCATCATCCTCGTTACCGGTCCGACCGGCAGCGGCAAGACCACTACCCTGTATTCGTCCTTGCGCTCCCTGTCATCCCCCGAGGTGAATATCATAACCGTCGAAGACCCGATCGAGATGGTCATGGAGGAGTTTAACCAGATAGGCGTGCAGCAGGCCATCGGTGTCGGTTTTGATACCATCCTGCGCAATATCCTGCGTCAGGACCCGGACATCATCATGATCGGCGAAATCCGTGACCGTGAGACCGCTGAGAATGCCGTGCAGGCGGCCCTGACCGGTCATCTTGTGCTTTCCACCCTCCATACCAACGACTCGGCGTCGGCCATCGTCCGCCTGCTCGATTTGGGGGTGCCGTCATTTCTCATCTCCGCCACGGTTATCGGTATTGTGGCGCAGCGGTTGCTGCGCAGGATCTGCCCCCACTGCAAGCGTGAACGTGAGTTGACCCACGATGAACGCCACTACCTGCACCTCGGCAAAAAGGCGTGCAGGGTATGGGAAGGGGAGGGGTGCAAGGAATGCCGTTCCACCGGTTACAAAGGGCGTACCGGTATCTTTGAGGTGCTGGACATGACGGAGCGGGTCAAGTCGCTGGTTACCGGTTCGGTGGAACTTGGAGACCTGCTGGCCGCCGCCCGTGAGGACGGTTTGGCCTCTCTGCGTCAGATCGCCATCCAAAAGATGCTGGAAGGGACCACGACCTATGAAGAGGTCGTTGCCATGACGGGATGACGCAATCTGCTGATAGGGGGCATGAGAAAGCCGACCGGAAATTCCGGTCGGCTTTCTTTGTTTTCGGCCTGTAAGAGTTTGGTCTATTTTGCGATGGTTTGTGCCTTCATCTGCCGGGCAAGGTAATTGGCCGCATAGATATAATCGTCGATCCCGTCGTACCTGCCGTCGCCGTTCAGGTCATGCTGCGCCGGAGTCTTGGCGGCATCCTTGAGGAAAGTGGCAAATTCAACCTCCGTAGAGGCCGCATTCTTGATAGCCGGGGCAATGGTCAGCGGATATTCGGTGACATGATTCTCGCTGAGTACCATCAAGCTTGCGCTCAGCACACCCTTTGTTGGCAGGGCTTCAATATACCATGTGGGTGAGGTGTCACTCTTTCTCAAGGAAACCAGTTTGGCGCCATTCAGGGCAAAATTGGGCGAACCGCCCGACTCTGCCGAAAGGTCGGCGGCTATGGTCACGGTGGTTGTGCCGTCGCTCAGAGCGACAAAGGGCTCCTGGCGGAAAGATGCGGAAATTTGTTCCTTGAAGAGGGCGATCAGGATGGCGGGGGTTTTCTCCCCTTTGTAGGCTCTGAACCGCTCAAGCACCGCCGTGTTGGATGCGGTGGCGATAGTCTCGGCTTTTTTCGTCTTTGCCGCCGCAGTCTCGTTCACGGCTGGTGTTTCGATTGTGGGCGCCGCCTCGGTTGCGGAGGGGGTGGGCGCTTCGGCCGGTTTGGCGCTTCCTTCCGGCGCAGGTGAAGGAGGTGTTTTTGTTTCATGCTGAGACTGACTGTCCGATGGCATGGTGACCGTGCCGAGATAGGTGGGGCCTGAATTGCCGGTGGTGGTAGTATTGGTAGTGGTGGTGCCGCTGGTACCGTTACTGCCGCGATTGGTGTTGCTGCTGGTTGTTTCGTTACTGGTGGTGCCGGTAGTATCGCTGCTGGTTGTGTCGCCGGTTGTGATACTGCCGCTTACCGTCGCGCCGCTACTGTTTATCGGGCTGAAGCTGGCTACGGTGACACTGCCTGTTCCCGAATGGGTTCCAAAGGTAATGGTGGCGATCGGACCGCTACCGGAAAAGGATTTGGTGCTGACAGCCGCAATTTTGATGCTAGTTTTGGAATAATTGGGGTTGGCGGCGAACATTGCTCCGGAGACAAGCGCTCCCTGGCTTATTGACGGCGACGCCAGGACGGTGGCGTCGTAATTCAGGACGAGGTCGAAACCGGAGACGCCGTCCATGTCGCTTGCCTGGACCGTGTAGACGCCGTTACCCTGGGAGGTGACCGACACCGATGCGCCCAAGGCAAGCGAGGCGCTCAACAGGAGCAGAATCGCGGCCGTGACTATTGGTCTGATATGTGGAGTCATGGTTTATCTCTTTCTGTCGAATGGATTTTATATGTATGAGCATAGCTTAGGGTTGCATCGAATTCAATCTGATTATGGCATGAAAATGGATCAATGGAACGCCAAGTATTCTTTAAAATTTTTATCATAGGTATGCATGAAGTTGGGCGCTGGAAATGGAATTTGGCAGCGGTGAATCAAACACCGCTGCCAAACAGGTGAGGATAGGGTACCTGCCTTGATCAGTTACTGATACGTGGTTTCAAAATTTGTTTCGCTGCCGGGCGGGTAACTCGTATCGTGGGTGGCAAGCGTCTCCTGACCAACCAGTGCTGAAGTGTCTTTTAACGGCATGGAGGACGTGGGGAGCGTCCCTGGTGTTGCGAGGCTAAAGTTGATCGTGGCGATTTCCTTCCCCATGCCGGTTGCCCCGCTTTTCAGAGCAATCCTTGAATTGTTTACGAGAGAGAGCGTCAGAACCCGGCTATCAAGATCATACGTGCTTAGACTGAAGTCGGATGCGGAAACCTGCACAGGTCCCGATGGAACAATCACCCCTTTACGCAATGTGCAGAGGCCGGTTGTGACCCCGGGTGCGGACGAATAATTCACCAGCACGCCGTTGGGAATATTCAGGGTGGTACTGACCGTTGCCACAATGTTGCCTGCGGATGTGATATTACCGAACAGTGAGACCTTTGTTACCGCCTTGGTTACCGATCCTCCACCACCTCCGCCCCCGCCACAGCCAACAAGCGCCAGTGCTGAAAAAATGCAGATCATTGCTGGTTTGATATATTTTTTCATAAAATAACTCTCCTGGAAGGTAGTAGAGGAAGGCCTCCTCTCCGGAGGCCTTCCAGGCAATTAGAATGTTGCTATCAGCCCTACGCTACGAAGCATGATGGTGTAAACATCAAGCAGATCAATTTTCCCGTCGGGGTGTGCCGCCCCGCCGGAATAGGGTGCAACGTCACCATGAACGAGGTCCAACGGCGTGGGCGACGAGAGGCCGGCGGCGATGCGGAGCGCCTTCAGGGCGCTGGCCACGTAGCTGCTGGTGCCCGGCAACAAGGCATCTTTGCTACCCAGAAGGATTGAAGCCGTGATGGGCGGATAGGTCGTGCCGCCACCCAGGTTGGTGTCGGTGAATCTCACGTACACGGTTTTCAGACCCTCGCCGCTGGTCAGAGTCCAGCTTGGCGTGATGGTCACGTTGGCCCCCGCAGATGTATCAGGCGAGGCAAATGGGCCGGACCAGACCGAACCGTCGTTGGAGAGTTCATAGCTGGCAATGCCGGTGGGATCGAAGGCTTTTAGCGTCAGAGTGACATTTTGCGTCGGTGTCCACGTTGCTCCGTTGTTGATCAGGGCGCTGGCGACCAGGTCAATCGTCGCCATGCTCCATACAGCGGTATTGACGGCCTCCTGGTTGCCGGCACTGTCGACGGCGAAGTATTTGATGGTGGTTGACGAGCCGGCGGCGGTATTGATCTGAATCGGGGTGGCGTAGACCAGTGAACCCGTTGTGGGTGTGCTGCCGTCGGCGGTGTAGTAGATGGTGGCGGTTTCGTTTGCCGTCAGGGTGACCGCAAGCGAACTGCCGTTGGTGTACGAGCCGGGAATCGGGCTCGGTGTGGTGACCGGCGGGGTCGTGTCCAGAATGATGGTAGCGGTTATCGGAGGATACTGCACGCCCGTGGGGAGCGATTTATCGCGGAAGCGGACATAGACTGTGCGTGGTCCATCACTGCCTGTGAGCAGGGTCCAGGTCTTGCTGGTGGCGTAGGGCTCCTCGCCGCTCCAGTTGGTGCCGTCGTTCGAGAATTCCATAGTGGCGACGCCGACCGGGTCGTAGGCGTTCAGGTTCAGGGTGACGGCCAGGGTTTTGGTCTGGGCCGCGCCGTTGTTGATCTGCATGGTGGCCACAAGGTCCGGCACATGGATGTACCAGGTGTCGCTGTGGACCGCCTCGGCCGTGCCGTTTACGTCAACGGCAAAATAGTTGATGGTGGTGGTCTGGGTCAGCGTGATCGGCCCGGTGTACGGCGGCATGGCCGTAGTGGGGGTGGTGCCGTCCAGGGTGTAGTAGATTCCGGCAACCGGCACCAGCGGATTGGGCGCTGTCGCCGTCAGGGTGACCACTACCGGTTCCGCCGAATAGACGGCAGGGACCGGACTGGCGACCGTTACCGGCGGGCTGGGCGGGCTGTTGACCACATGGGTAATGGTATTGGTTGCAACGGGGTTCTGGCCTGCGCTGGTGCGGGCCTCGACCGTGATGGTATAGCTGCCGACCGCGGCTGTATCCGGCAAGGTCCATAGGTTTTTGGTGCTGAAAGCCTGGACCTCGGCGCCATTGAGCAGGAAGCGGTACTGGTAGACCACGGCCAGGGCAGGATTGCTCGATGTTGCACCCGTACCGGCGGCGGTGAACGAAACATTGGAGCCGACCACATGCCCAACCGGCTTGCTGTCGGTGATGGTCACGCCGGTGGCGTCGGTCCAGGTAGCCGTAGTGACCGGGGTGCTCGTTGCCGGGGCTGATTGAGTGTTCGGTGCTCCGAAGTCGTTCAGGGAGATTACGGCGTAGGTATATGCCGTCCCCGGGTTGACATTGGTATCGGTATAGATTGGCGGATAACCCGGCAGATAGGATATTTCGCCTAATGTGGTATATGAGCCGGGGTATGTGGGCGCTGCGCCGGAAGCACGCAATACCTGGAAACGACTGGGAGTGGAAACGGGAGCGTTGTCCGTCCACTGGAGCACGATCTGGTTAATGTTCGTGTTGGTGTATGGGGTTATGTAGTTGGTCAGCCCCGGTACCGTATCACCGCCAATGTAGGCGGCCAGACCAGACGGAGCGGCAGGAGGCCCGGAGGATATGCTGAACACAACCGGCCGCATGAAGTCGTTTTCCTCATGGCCGAGAATGTGGCAGTGCCAGACATATTCGTAACCGTAGTCGGTTGGTATGTTGGGAACAGTCACGGCAAGACCCGCAACCGGCGTGCCCCCCTGACCGAGGTTGCCGATGTCGGTCGTTGAAATAGGTGCGTTGAGGGCCTGGGACGGATCGATGAGACGCACACTGTTGGTGAGCGTAAAGGGTAGTGTCTGCGACCTTGGCCGCAGGGCAACAATGATGTCCTCCAACGGATTCATGCGGACGGTTTCGTTCCAGCCCAGTTCGTTGTCGTCCGGCGGACGGATGGCGCCGTCCCAGCCGACCCTGTTAAGGACTTGTACGTCGAACATATGGAAATGGACCGGGTGGGTATCGACACCGTTGTGGGTGATCTTCCATATCTGCGGGTGGCCGTCCACGATACGCTCCGTGGCCGGTTCGGCGTAGCCCATGGGGATGGTCGTCTGGTTGAGCTGGGTTGTGAAGGGAAGCTCGATCCCCAAGGTGGCGTTCATGCGCCCGTAGGGGTCCCACAGTTCCTGGATGGCCTTGGGCTGGAAGGGTATGGTGACCGGTATGGCGCTTGGGGTGTAGTCACGATTCAATGGATTCAGGGTTATGGAGTAATCCTGGATCTTGGCATACTGTTCCGTCGGTGCGGTAACGCCCCACGCCGCCACGGGATAGGTCGGCTCCGGTATCAGAGGGGCCGGCTGGCTGGCCTTGAATGCCGTCGGCAGAGCTGCCTGGAGGTTTGCCAGCAGGTTTGGATTGGGCTGTGGAGTACCTGCTACCCGGAACTGCATAATGGTGCGGGTGTTGGGGCCGTACCCGCGCAGGGTCGACGGAGCGCCGCCACTTGATGTCTGGTCGGGATCGCCGGTGTAGTAGTCGATACGCGTGTCGAAGGCCGGGACCGGTGCCGGAGCGTCGTTATAGAGGATAATGTTCTTGCCGATGTATTTCGGGTCGGAAAAGTCGATGATCACATCGGCCCGTACCGCTGAACCCAGGAAGAGGTTCTTTTCCTGAACATTGAGGACAACGATGTCGCGGCGGTTATAGTTGTAGTTGACCGGCTGGTTGGGATGAACTACCGGGTTGGGCAGAATGCCGCTCTCATTGCCGATTTGGATGATCTTCGGACCCATGGTGGCCGGGTCGGGTACGCCACCGGCTCTGCCGTCCGTGGGCCATACCGCTACATCCGGGAACGGCCCGGCCGGATAGGTCGGATTGGGGACGGCATCGACCATCTTGACTTCCGTTCCCAGCGGGTCGTTGGGGTCTGCGACAAAGAGGCTCAGGTTGAGCATGCGGTCGTTGGAGGCATTCAGTATGCGGAACCGGTACGGCTTGGGCTCTACCGTCATATAGGGGTAGGCGGTGCCGTTGACCAGCATGGTGTCCATGAATGCTTCCGGTGTTGTCGAAGGCTCGGGCAAGATGGACTTGTCCGCCGCTATGGATACCGGCGGCCAGAACCAGGGGCCGTAATCCCATCGTCCGAAAGGATTGGCTCCGGCCGGGCTGGTTGGATCCTGATTGGCCTCATAGACATGGGGGAACCAGAGATCGCCGTAGACGCCCCAATTATTGGCAACCCCTTTGGAATTCTTTGTCCAGAGGGCATCCTGGGTGTCTATATTTTGGGGAACAAAGCTCTTGTCCTGGATGATCAGGGGAATCCCGTAGCGGTATTCACAGACCGCCGTCCCGCCGCCGGGGCAGATGTTCGGAAACGTCCCGTTGTCGATCAGCGACTCCTCGACCGAGTCGGTTATCAGGTAGCCCGCAGCCTCACCGGCATAGACGTTCAGGCGGGTTATCCCGAGAGCGTGGTCGTGGTAGAACATCATGCGCCCGCTCTGCTGGTTGGTCCAGTAGAAGGTCAATTCCCCGGGGTTTGTCGGCACCATGTCGGGCACATCCCTGGCAGAGGCGCCCTTCTGGTAGGGGGTGGATATCTCGTTGACCGGCACCGTCCATTGGTGAGGGGTGCC
Encoded proteins:
- a CDS encoding cohesin domain-containing protein; translation: MTPHIRPIVTAAILLLLSASLALGASVSVTSQGNGVYTVQASDMDGVSGFDLVLNYDATVLASPSISQGALVSGAMFAANPNYSKTSIKIAAVSTKSFSGSGPIATITFGTHSGTGSVTVASFSPINSSGATVSGSITTGDTTSSDTTGTTSNETTSSNTNRGSNGTSGTTTTNTTTTGNSGPTYLGTVTMPSDSQSQHETKTPPSPAPEGSAKPAEAPTPSATEAAPTIETPAVNETAAAKTKKAETIATASNTAVLERFRAYKGEKTPAILIALFKEQISASFRQEPFVALSDGTTTVTIAADLSAESGGSPNFALNGAKLVSLRKSDTSPTWYIEALPTKGVLSASLMVLSENHVTEYPLTIAPAIKNAASTEVEFATFLKDAAKTPAQHDLNGDGRYDGIDDYIYAANYLARQMKAQTIAK
- a CDS encoding chitobiase/beta-hexosaminidase C-terminal domain-containing protein, which codes for MKREPIWMLMRFMLAIIAVFLCGPPLVQAGPGGGTYYANSPAGGVTGTALRKFVDRLPGLGLPNCTMSSPPGTGTCNENNLGNFIPIANKVTSPAFPATVATDGVTQIPASDYYEIGLVEYSEKMHSDLPKKTRLRGYRDLNPSFANMSTQYLGPLIIAKRDVPVRIRFRNMLPTGNAGKLFIPTDLSLMGAGRGPAVTTSAIPSTIGAAVPAFTNYSGYYTQNRSSVHLHGGNTPWISDGTPHQWTVPVNEISTPYQKGASARDVPDMVPTNPGELTFYWTNQQSGRMMFYHDHALGITRLNVYAGEAAGYLITDSVEESLIDNGTFPNICPGGGTAVCEYRYGIPLIIQDKSFVPQNIDTQDALWTKNSKGVANNWGVYGDLWFPHVYEANQDPTSPAGANPFGRWDYGPWFWPPVSIAADKSILPEPSTTPEAFMDTMLVNGTAYPYMTVEPKPYRFRILNASNDRMLNLSLFVADPNDPLGTEVKMVDAVPNPTYPAGPFPDVAVWPTDGRAGGVPDPATMGPKIIQIGNESGILPNPVVHPNQPVNYNYNRRDIVVLNVQEKNLFLGSAVRADVIIDFSDPKYIGKNIILYNDAPAPVPAFDTRIDYYTGDPDQTSSGGAPSTLRGYGPNTRTIMQFRVAGTPQPNPNLLANLQAALPTAFKASQPAPLIPEPTYPVAAWGVTAPTEQYAKIQDYSITLNPLNRDYTPSAIPVTIPFQPKAIQELWDPYGRMNATLGIELPFTTQLNQTTIPMGYAEPATERIVDGHPQIWKITHNGVDTHPVHFHMFDVQVLNRVGWDGAIRPPDDNELGWNETVRMNPLEDIIVALRPRSQTLPFTLTNSVRLIDPSQALNAPISTTDIGNLGQGGTPVAGLAVTVPNIPTDYGYEYVWHCHILGHEENDFMRPVVFSISSGPPAAPSGLAAYIGGDTVPGLTNYITPYTNTNINQIVLQWTDNAPVSTPSRFQVLRASGAAPTYPGSYTTLGEISYLPGYPPIYTDTNVNPGTAYTYAVISLNDFGAPNTQSAPATSTPVTTATWTDATGVTITDSKPVGHVVGSNVSFTAAGTGATSSNPALAVVYQYRFLLNGAEVQAFSTKNLWTLPDTAAVGSYTITVEARTSAGQNPVATNTITHVVNSPPSPPVTVASPVPAVYSAEPVVVTLTATAPNPLVPVAGIYYTLDGTTPTTAMPPYTGPITLTQTTTINYFAVDVNGTAEAVHSDTWYIHVPDLVATMQINNGAAQTKTLAVTLNLNAYDPVGVATMEFSNDGTNWSGEEPYATSKTWTLLTGSDGPRTVYVRFRDKSLPTGVQYPPITATIILDTTPPVTTPSPIPGSYTNGSSLAVTLTANETATIYYTADGSTPTTGSLVYATPIQINTAAGSSTTIKYFAVDSAGNQEAVNTAVWSMATIDLVASALINNGATWTPTQNVTLTLKAFDPTGIASYELSNDGSVWSGPFASPDTSAGANVTITPSWTLTSGEGLKTVYVRFTDTNLGGGTTYPPITASILLGSKDALLPGTSSYVASALKALRIAAGLSSPTPLDLVHGDVAPYSGGAAHPDGKIDLLDVYTIMLRSVGLIATF